gccgacatcagtgcaattattcgcctgaccaagcgccgacctgaacgacatgccgagccgtactacggcttcgccccgttacatcgcaggtaaaccgacccccggtctataaaagggggttggaaaatcgatactggggacgggcactgtttacctctactctacacgatttgccccctccctgacttgagcgtcggagggccggcgccggaagacccggccaccggctcgtgtgcaggcacccagacggaggacgccgcccactgtcggatcgtcgcccagccgcgggaatcagccgctccttctcgccgatcgccccagacggaggacgccgcccgtcgacggaccaccgccccgccgtgagtaaccacctcccgctccctctcctcgaccgaagattgcccccgggtccaatttccagcaacaggcgCCAATATTTGAGGCAAGGCTACTTGACTTTGAAACATCAAATTACCATCTATAAACAAAATATATGTACCGTGTAAAAACTTCTTCCACCTTTTCGAACATGAAGTCAAATTCCTGACACCTTAGAAGGCACCGACTAAATTTGTCCTTTAACAGCAAATCACAAACTACAGATCATCTCAACTAGACGAACAAACAAGATCggtaaaaattaaaagaaaaatcaaagtaTAAACTACAAGCTACATATAAAGACTATACAACCTCCCAAACAAAAATTAACACTAGTGGTTGCCAATGTGTTCTGCTACTACTTTACACCACCACTATCATTTAAATCTCATAAACATGTAAAGTACATGGGGAAAGCCAGTAACCAAATATAGAAAAGATGGTCAGTCATATGAAGTGAATATTGAGTTCTCTACTCCTCAGATGGTAACGCTCAAATTTGTGATTTTTGGAATCCATATCATATTGCCGCCCTCATAGCTCTGCATGCAGCTTCACGCTTCATCTCTGCAGCTTTTCCACTTCCTCTGAAGTATACTTGTTGCCTACAGAAACAATAATAAAACAATAATGGGAGTAATGTCAACCACTGCAATGGCTAACAGTATGGATGGATATACATCTTCAGTTGCTCTCATTCTTGTATTTGGATGAGTAGTTGCGGTGCCATGAGAATTCTAAAACGTGACCCTTCTCCTAACACATGACCTTTTACTTGTAGACCATTTGACTTTGACAACTAGGATGACAAGTAGAAATATCATGTAAACAAACATCATCTGTCTACCACATGTATTATCACCAAAGCATGTAGGAATATACATATTATTACAGCTCCTCCAACCTGCAGCTGAACTTAAAAGCACCTTAGAGATAAATATTTAGGAAGGTtcccatttttattacaaactCATGTGGGTCTCCTCTGGAAATTCCTTGAGAGTATAGGTGGAGACTTCAGGATATTAACAGTCACTGGAATTCCTAGTGGCTAGGAAGGACAAAAGAAAGCAATGAGTAGCATAGAAGTCTATCTTCCAATTGGAGCCGGCTATTGGTCTATCTTCCAATTGGAATTTTAGGTGATGGTTGGAACATAAGGACCAAGACTAAccaggtcaacaagaaatttttAGTCTAGAAAGGAAATGGGAAGGCAATGAGTAGCATAGTAGTCTATATTCAGCCCCTGTGAAACCTGCTTTGAAAATTCCTCGAAAGTGTAGGCGAAGACTTCAAGATGTTAATGGTCGTTGAAACTCCTAGTCTGGGGAGGAAAAGAAATAGCGATAAGTAGCATTGAACGAGGTTATATCTTTCACGCGAAAAGACTAACCTTCCTTCGCATGAATCCACAATTGGATCGTGCACTGCACGGATCTCAAAGCGCTCCAAACTCCATCATTCGTTTGCCTGCGCAAATCGCAAAGAAACCATAACATGATCCATTAATAATGGATTCACACGAagaaaggtgaatccttcttttgcgCGAAAGATACACCCCCAACCCGAGTAGCATACTAGTTTCTATTCCCTTCTTTCGCGTGAAAGATACATCCATGACCCGAGTAGCATACTAGTCTATCTTCCAATTGGAATTTTAGTGAAAATCTAAGGACCATGACTAACCAGGTTAACAAGGAATTCTAGACTAGAAAGTAATAAAAGGAAAGGAATGAGTAGCGTACCAGAAAGTGATAGGTGGCATACTAGTCTATCTTCCAATAGGAGCGAGCTACTAGTCTATCTTCCAATTGGAATTTTAGGTGATTGTTAAAATCAAAGGACTAGGACTAACCAGGTCAACATGGAATTCCTAGTCCAGGAAGGAAAAAAACAAGCTATGAGCAACATACTAGTCTATCTTCCAACTGGAGTCGGCAACCATATATCTTCCAATTGGAATTTTATGTGATGGTTGAAAGCCAAGGACGAAGACTAAACAGGTCAACAAGGACTTTAGTCTACAACAAGTTCTCTTAAAGCAAATGCAAGAAGCCGATTGCGTGGGATTCAATCCATCCCCCTCTCCATGGATAGAAGCAAGTTGCCTCCCTTCCTCTACTGGCTTTTGTACTTAGCTACAATCCACTTGGTGTTGTCCtccacagcagcagcagcagctagTCCAGTTCCAGCAAATTCAGAAGCAGAAGCTCTCCTCCAGTGGCAAAAAAGCTTTGGCTTATCTTGCGAATATGGGGGCTTTTGCGGTAATGACCCATGCAACTGGATCGGTATTACATGCAACCAAGCCAAAAGTGTGATCGGACTTAGTTTACATTATAATCTCGTCGGTGGCATCCTTGGTAACCTCaacttctcctcccttcctaaCCTTACCCATCTCGATCTCAGTTGTAATATTCTAAATGGAAGCATTCCTGCAAGCATTGGTAGTCTCTCCAAACTCGTAAGCCTCAATTTGTCTGACAATCAGCTTTCAGGCTTCATTCCTTTAGAAATAGGAAATCTTTCTTCTCTGAACTATCTAATTTTATCTGGTAACAATCTCAGTGGTATGATTCCTCCCTCAATAGGCAATTTGAAATTCCTGCGATCACTTGATCTATCATGGAATTCCTTGACTGGGCCGATACCTAATGAGCTGGCATTAATGCCGCAACTTACAGAAGTACGCTTGAGCAAAAATTTTTTGAATGGGAATATACCCATCAGATTCTTCAATTCCCAGGTGAACGTTCTGGACCTCTCCTACAACCACCTCTCAGGCACTTTACCGCTATCTCCATTTCCACTTCCCATAGATTTTGATCTATCATACAATAGCTTGGAGATCCCTCGTAGCTGGGCCAACTACTATGGGTTGAATGGAAGGCTTTATGGGAACAAATGTTGCATCGATGACGTGCATGGAAAGCACAGAATTCTCATCTTTATTGCGGTTCCTGTTCTTATATTGTCATTTATTATTGCAATCCTGTATAAATGTAAATGTGCATCTAGTcagcaaaaagagaaggaagcaGCAAAAGAGATCATCGAAATGAGAACTTCAAATGTATTCTCCATTTGGAACTTTGATGGGAAGGTTGCGTTTGAAGACATCATAGAAGCAACAGAGGACTTCGATGACATATACTGTGTTGGATTTGGTGGGAGTGGGATGGTCTACGAAGCAGAGTTACCTACAGGTCAAGTAGTGGCAGTaaagagaattgattcacctgaAAATGAAGAACTTCCCCATGACACAACCTTCATAAATGAGATACGGGTGATGACCGAAATCCGGCACCGCAACATTGTGAAACTTTATGGATTCTGTCTGCACAGCAGATTCATGTTTCTAGTTTGCGAGTACATGGAAAATGGAAGCTTAAGTGAAATATTATCCAATCACCGAAGAGCCTTGGCGTTGGATTGGGAAAGGAGGGTGAGGACAGTTAAAGATGTCGCCAGCGCGCTGAGTTACTTGCATCATGATTGCTCCCGACCAATAGTGCATCGGGACATATCGAGCAACAATATCTTGTTTGATTCAGAATTAAGGGCTTGTATCTCTGATTTTGGTGCTGCAAAACTCTTGAATCTTGATTCCTCTAACTGGACGGCTTTTGTAGGCACCTGCGGATATGCTGCTCCAGGTACAGCCTAACAATTTGGTTTGTTATTAacaattctttcttttcttttctttcctttgtttcTTTTGTTATCAATAGCATGTTTTTTCTGTTGTTCTTTACTGCCAATGACTTCAGCTGCTCAAGATGTGAGAGTATTCAAGTAGTACAGCAGTTAGTTTATCTCTTAACCATGGCTCAATTGTAACCTAGGATCTCAAGCTTCGACTCATCCCGAAGGGATGAATATAGAGACATGTCTTTCCATAAGGGAGACAACTCTTTCATCGAGAGACTTGTCTTATTAGAAGGGAAACAACTGATGGTAATAGACACATCTCTTAAAAGCGAGTATTCCTAAAAACACCCGTAAACAGGTATAGtgccaagaaaataaagaatgaTATGTGCCCTTTTAGATTTTTCCGCTCTCCGTTCCTTAAGAAGATaatgttcttcttccttcttctggaGATGACGATGTTTGCCTCTGTTCACAACATGCTTTCACTGCGAAACAAAGGAAAAGAGCAAGTAAGAGttcattatatttttcttttgatgcagAGCTTGCTTACACGATGAAGATAACAGAATGGTGCGATGTCTATAGCTTTGGAGTGGTGGCGTTTGAAGTATTGATGGGAAGACATCCTGGAGACCTCGTTTTATCATTATCAACGTCTATTACTGACCGGAACATGTTGGTAAAAGATGTGTTGGACCAGCGTCTCTCATCTCCCCCTTCCGCCTTGGAGATGAAGGAAATATGCAACATAGTTGCAGTGGCACTTTCTTGCATATGTTGGGATCCGAAATACAGACCCACAATGCGATGCGTAACCCAAAGGTTGTCAAAATCTCGTCTACCTTCGCTTGAGCCGGTTGACGGAATTACCCTGTTCCAGTTGAAGAATCTTAATGTGTAATGTTGTATAGAGGGTGGTCTTGATTGTTGTAGGATCAAGAATTCTGATTATTCACCGTTTCATGTGCATTAACAAATGGTATCAGGTATCATCATTTTTGTTTCTCTTGATTCCGCATCTTGCATAAATTTCTGTCAACTTATCATGAGAAATTTAAAGCTGCAGCAGCATCTAGCAATGCAGGTCAACATATGATCCATGAATCTAATCTGATTATCAAGGTAGGTTGGTGATTTTGGGAAAATTTTTTCATTAATTTTAGAGCAAAAGTGATCAGTCAGGAAGAGAAGAAGTAGAATCAGAATAGGTGTAGCGATCATTTTAGTTTTGTAGATCACCTAAATATTATGTTATGGTAACTTTCCATGTTGATTATTATTAGAAATGTTAGAACTGTAATATCCAGGCCCAATCTGAGCCCAATATCCTCTTGGGCCCATGGTTGGCAGCCCATTTGAGGGCTGCCACCTCATGTTAATTGAGAGGACAGAGGAGTCCAGCTGTCGGCACCAGGTGCAGCTGAAGCAGGTGCTGCTAACGCGGTGACTACCGCTTAAGAAATCCCAAAACCCCcctgccttctctcctcttgatGTATTCGagataacaaagaaagaaagaaacaaagagagaaaggaaggggaAGGACGAAGACTCACCGCGTGCGGCCGCGAGCGTCGCCGGCGCCCTGGAAGCTAGGTAAGCCCCCTTCCTCCctgttgttgcccagtagatacaacccaagagggggggggggggtgaattgggtcttttaaaacttttatactacttctaaaacttttcaattaattatgctaagttgtatagatgcacagtggaatttaaacttagcaacagtttgatttattgaatgagacttgattaagtaaattgaatatgcttgcaactaaaggatgcgcggataagagttaagcaagcaatttatctaagtaagtaagtgagcaagttagacaatgacaaaaagcatcacaaacacaacaaacatatagtggttcggtgcaccccagcacctacatccactccccaagacctcttgggaatttcactataatcctccagattacagccggttgttttacaagctcacaacccaacttgttgttttgcgagatcacaacgaactcggtcggttttcacaggctcaccgactagaaccaaccgattgttttcacgggctcacaatccaacccagttggtttttccaaaggctcaccaaccacaaccttacaacgattgttttccgggtttacaatcaacccagttggttttccccaaaggctcaccaaccacaaccttacaacgttggttttccctttggctcaccaacaaaccttaacaccgttggtttttcctttggctcaccaacaaaccttaacctcttgattcaatcccttgattgaatcaagttacaagatattagactaagaatttaaagcaaatacaagcttcttaactaagcaaatatagcaaatataaacaaatagagtaaagagaagccctcaaacgagttttgaagatgaaggagctcggcttcttctttacttgaccctcttctgatttggcacgaagtagaggatcaccgaggcagcacacggatggagaggaagctttgggattcacttggatgctcttcttctctctattttactttgaatggcccttttgtgcttatgggagatttcccttgtaatctctttgaaatctctttcctaaatgttcttttccacttccataccttctcccctagctctcctcttgattttatagctttagatggcgtggaaacaagaatctagccgttagagacgaaaatagagccattggacacagtctgtacctcctgacaatatttccgttgggatcggagtcgactcgcgcgatctggagtcgactcgcgcgatctggagtcgactcgcctgttgcaggagtcgactcgtgcttgactggagacgactcggccactgttccaaatttgaattaatgtgcatgccttgtcctagagtcgactcggaccaaactggagtcgactcgccaatagctggagacgactcgggcacttgggggtcagctcattctcaggaatccagaggacatactttctgattttcttcctcgagtcgactcggattctcttcgagtcgactcggctctcagagctcgaaaactgatcctctgtctttggagttgaactgcctcggagtcgactcggactttgcgggagtcgactcggctctcagtgtccgaaattgtctctctgactttttgccttgcttttctctgagagtcgactcttgcacaattaggagtcgactcgcctgactTCAGAGTCAACTCGTGGtcctctggagtcggctcgattgcagggtctaaaattctttgttctgtctttcctatattactcttttgagtcgactcggaaacgttgggagtcgactcggtatcggagtcgactcgagaactattcttttgaatttttctttagaatttgctcctccaacttgaatactttaaacttgaaacttgggccaataaattgtagctttcttccaacttttcttgagagctttggaggccttcttttattcttccaacttgctatgttccttgcaaaataaatatctttctccttgcaacacaaacattagtatttatacttcaaggttttgtgatcatcaaaatcaatctttaaatcaatctttgggtcatcagtctccccctttttgatgatgacaaaacttggagtatatgcaatataacatatattgtgttctagaagtaatgcatagctaagttgtttgaagtagaaaatatatatctttaaaatatacttcatgataatgcttttagatttaatcttaacataatcaacacataaagcattatgagcatatattcagatatttctccccctttttgacaacatcaaaaagatagtgaaacattaagcacaaagataagaatactcaagtatttcttttccttatagtactctgatttgcctgtctaattattgcaagaatatgaatcatataactcaaggcaataaaaaaagattaatgagcatagatcagagctaaTTAGGATAATTTCAaaggagaacacatcgaatgtgattccaaggatagttttcaactcaagtgtaggtggaatctttcttaggttaattcaagaagtaccacaaatgatattcaaggaaagcacgaatggaaatctaacctctcttcaataataagtatgaaagcttgttcatttaagatcttttgcctaatagattaagtattttagcaacttgagagcaatttaactaattttcagagtataagagcaatatattaagtatgattgcaaagttcttttatggtgtaaaaatattgtggcatacatgccaaaacatgaattcatgcaatttatgatatatcttagagctacTCAAgagaattcaacacattattctccccctttttcagtaagttagaggctcttaagatcaactgtttgaattgcaatttggttcatgatttatgcataagatatattaaccaaataacaagcctcaaggtgtatcataaagattttcagatttaaatttcagatgatacatattggagagtattaggatcacttttcatttagtattctttctctctcctttagttatagatttatgcgattaagttccattagatctctccttctgagattttctttctccccctcaattgatcattccatttaagagtttagaatttgaagataatgttcaataaaattgtcaatctcaaaaaaatatatattttctataagtttcagcttattttcataagactcaatgtttgagataagacaacctttatagaactcatctcaaggtataaacttattatataattaaagcaagtcttgcaatataaggaggttcatcaaaatcaatccataaaaatcaaggtatgcatca
Above is a genomic segment from Phoenix dactylifera cultivar Barhee BC4 chromosome 2, palm_55x_up_171113_PBpolish2nd_filt_p, whole genome shotgun sequence containing:
- the LOC120109922 gene encoding MDIS1-interacting receptor like kinase 2-like, yielding MDRSKLPPFLYWLLYLATIHLVLSSTAAAAASPVPANSEAEALLQWQKSFGLSCEYGGFCGNDPCNWIGITCNQAKSVIGLSLHYNLVGGILGNLNFSSLPNLTHLDLSCNILNGSIPASIGSLSKLVSLNLSDNQLSGFIPLEIGNLSSLNYLILSGNNLSGMIPPSIGNLKFLRSLDLSWNSLTGPIPNELALMPQLTEVRLSKNFLNGNIPIRFFNSQVNVLDLSYNHLSGTLPLSPFPLPIDFDLSYNSLEIPRSWANYYGLNGRLYGNKCCIDDVHGKHRILIFIAVPVLILSFIIAILYKCKCASSQQKEKEAAKEIIEMRTSNVFSIWNFDGKVAFEDIIEATEDFDDIYCVGFGGSGMVYEAELPTGQVVAVKRIDSPENEELPHDTTFINEIRVMTEIRHRNIVKLYGFCLHSRFMFLVCEYMENGSLSEILSNHRRALALDWERRVRTVKDVASALSYLHHDCSRPIVHRDISSNNILFDSELRACISDFGAAKLLNLDSSNWTAFVGTCGYAAPELAYTMKITEWCDVYSFGVVAFEVLMGRHPGDLVLSLSTSITDRNMLVKDVLDQRLSSPPSALEMKEICNIVAVALSCICWDPKYRPTMRCVTQRLSKSRLPSLEPVDGITLFQLKNLNV